A genome region from Mycobacteriales bacterium includes the following:
- a CDS encoding barstar family protein, producing MRVVPSVSGPEAELARLSRPTGPWLHLLDAAPADARQLGWLLGQDGIVVRQLRGHCGRSTYGLLDEIGAALQLPGDPAEDWAGLTALLTDLSWLPGEGHVLVVTRAALLLAAERLDALRGLVDVVRDVARARAEEGEPLPFHLVLQDDTIGLAALRARLDAAGARYAELVGWDAEEPSAATSVSARSTLSGGPADAVDAAAGTVASTVDGVRRLGRVWEEFRGGSSGRVRVYVPVLAGPVDLAAVVAALAGTVAAAGESCVVVPVPEEASSADARQRALAAAATEVWPSPGPGPEHAAVAEPETPAAIGLPMATAPVAPPLETQAAPARDAPARDAPARDAPAREAAVRETAARETAAGDAAAREAATREAATREAAAGDAAVPEAAVPEVSVPEVSVPEVPVPEVPVPEAAATEIIPAVESPPTVEIPAQRPAPEPEPGPHDRPGAPFELIAANLQWPFDTGSDDNDPVDAALLAHAAGSGRTAALFRTWVQDPDGSWVRVVLGYVNRSSIADVESERTALVDTLQGSGAARCCVEVLAANDVSEAHRWLEARCRPLWPAPPERFVLPDDATFTPGPGLDDPEHGPALTALADWAADRAGVVGLVTAYAEGRLVVGAALTGEADPEEVRASAPSPVEPFAPARGLSPVHLRLTRSSTRVWTRRAERAAPAPAAATDGTLARPTPPSVTNLGPPPVRDTDEERGDTVVDGFTLVGIDRDTAVAKGDPEPDAYDAALVEWARSASGAVALLRSVTEEQLKVYCLAVAETVDPEGMRREMALAAGRAGLGRAALEAFQPAGAISAFHLDLAVGSTRLWPGTG from the coding sequence GTGAGAGTCGTTCCCTCCGTATCCGGGCCGGAGGCCGAGTTGGCCCGGCTGTCCCGGCCGACCGGCCCGTGGCTGCACCTGCTCGACGCGGCGCCGGCCGACGCCCGGCAGCTCGGTTGGCTGCTCGGGCAGGACGGCATCGTGGTCCGGCAGCTGCGCGGGCACTGCGGCCGCTCCACGTACGGGCTGCTGGACGAGATCGGTGCGGCGCTGCAGCTGCCGGGCGACCCGGCCGAGGACTGGGCCGGGCTGACCGCGCTGCTCACCGACCTGTCCTGGCTGCCGGGCGAGGGACACGTCCTGGTGGTGACCCGGGCGGCGCTGCTGCTCGCGGCCGAGCGGCTGGACGCGCTGCGCGGGCTGGTCGACGTGGTCCGCGACGTCGCCCGGGCCCGGGCCGAGGAGGGCGAGCCGCTCCCGTTCCATCTCGTGCTGCAGGACGACACGATCGGGCTGGCGGCGCTGCGGGCCCGGCTCGACGCGGCCGGCGCGCGGTACGCCGAGCTGGTCGGCTGGGACGCCGAGGAGCCGTCCGCGGCGACCTCCGTCTCGGCCCGGTCGACCTTGTCCGGCGGGCCGGCCGACGCGGTCGACGCGGCGGCGGGCACGGTCGCGTCCACTGTGGACGGTGTGCGGAGGCTCGGCCGGGTCTGGGAGGAGTTCCGCGGCGGGTCGTCCGGCCGGGTCCGGGTGTACGTCCCGGTGCTGGCGGGACCCGTCGACCTGGCCGCGGTGGTGGCGGCGCTGGCCGGAACGGTCGCGGCGGCCGGGGAGTCGTGCGTGGTCGTCCCGGTGCCGGAAGAGGCGTCGTCGGCCGACGCGCGGCAGCGGGCGCTCGCCGCGGCGGCGACGGAGGTCTGGCCCAGCCCGGGCCCCGGACCGGAGCATGCGGCGGTCGCGGAGCCCGAGACGCCGGCCGCAATCGGCCTCCCGATGGCGACCGCGCCGGTCGCGCCACCGCTCGAGACCCAGGCGGCGCCGGCCCGTGACGCGCCGGCCCGTGACGCGCCGGCCCGGGACGCGCCGGCCCGGGAGGCGGCAGTCCGGGAGACGGCGGCCCGGGAGACGGCGGCCGGGGACGCGGCGGCCCGGGAGGCGGCGACGCGAGAGGCGGCGACGCGAGAGGCGGCGGCCGGGGACGCGGCGGTTCCCGAGGCGGCGGTTCCGGAGGTGTCGGTTCCGGAGGTGTCGGTTCCGGAGGTGCCGGTTCCGGAGGTGCCGGTTCCGGAGGCGGCGGCGACCGAGATCATTCCGGCGGTCGAGTCGCCGCCGACGGTCGAGATCCCGGCCCAGCGACCCGCACCGGAACCGGAACCCGGCCCGCACGATCGCCCCGGCGCCCCGTTCGAGCTGATCGCGGCCAACCTGCAATGGCCGTTCGACACCGGCTCGGACGACAACGACCCCGTCGACGCCGCCCTGCTCGCGCACGCGGCCGGCAGCGGGCGGACCGCGGCGTTGTTCCGGACCTGGGTCCAGGACCCGGACGGCAGCTGGGTCCGGGTCGTGCTCGGGTACGTCAACCGCAGCTCGATCGCCGACGTCGAGTCCGAGCGGACCGCGCTGGTGGACACCCTGCAGGGGTCCGGCGCGGCCCGCTGCTGCGTCGAGGTGCTGGCCGCGAACGACGTCTCCGAGGCGCACCGCTGGCTCGAAGCCCGCTGCCGCCCGCTGTGGCCGGCCCCGCCGGAGCGATTCGTCCTGCCCGACGACGCGACGTTCACCCCGGGACCCGGGCTGGACGACCCGGAGCACGGACCGGCGCTGACCGCGCTGGCCGACTGGGCCGCCGACCGGGCCGGCGTCGTCGGCCTCGTCACCGCGTACGCGGAGGGCCGGCTGGTGGTCGGCGCCGCGCTGACCGGCGAGGCCGACCCGGAGGAGGTCCGGGCGAGCGCGCCGAGCCCGGTCGAGCCGTTCGCGCCGGCCCGCGGCCTGTCCCCGGTGCACCTGCGGCTGACCCGCTCCTCGACCCGGGTCTGGACCCGCCGGGCCGAGCGGGCCGCGCCGGCACCGGCCGCCGCCACCGACGGCACGCTGGCCCGGCCCACCCCGCCGTCCGTGACCAACCTCGGGCCGCCGCCGGTCCGGGACACCGACGAGGAGCGCGGCGACACCGTCGTCGACGGGTTCACGCTGGTCGGCATCGACCGCGACACCGCGGTGGCCAAGGGCGACCCCGAGCCGGACGCGTACGACGCCGCGCTGGTCGAGTGGGCCAGGTCCGCGTCCGGGGCGGTCGCGCTGCTGCGGAGCGTGACCGAGGAGCAGCTGAAGGTCTACTGCCTCGCGGTCGCGGAGACCGTGGACCCGGAGGGGATGCGGCGGGAGATGGCGCTGGCGGCGGGGCGGGCCGGGCTGGGGCGGGCCGCGCTCGAGGCGTTCCAGCCGGCCGGCGCGATCTCCGCCTTCCACCTCGACCTCGCCGTCGGCAGCACCCGCCTCTGGCCTGGTACCGGCTGA
- the sthA gene encoding Si-specific NAD(P)(+) transhydrogenase: MAYDFDLLVLGSGPGGQKAAIAGAKLGRRVGIVERKHMIGGVCINTGTIPSKTLREAVLYVTGLAQREFYGQSYRLKDDVTVSDLTSRTQHVIGREIDVIRSQLARNHVQLLVGMARFTGPNSVVVTAADGTERQATSEKFVIAVGTKPARPSTVDFDGRTVVDSDQILDMDHVPPSMVVVGAGVIGIEYASMFAALGTKVTVVERRDRMLEFCDLEIIEALKYQLRDLAVTFRFRETVARVERHEGGTLTFLESGKRIPADTVMYSAGRQGVTDPLDLEKAGLEADARGRIKVDDDYRTSAPHVYAVGDVIGFPALAATSMEQGRRAAYHACGEPVSTPMNDCQPIGIYTIPEISYVGKTEDELTEESIPFEVGISRYRELARGAILGDSYGMLKLLVHSEDRTLLGVHVFGTGATELVHIGQTVMGCGGTIDYLVDAVFNYPTLAESYKVAALDAMNKMRAVARMSLL; encoded by the coding sequence ATGGCGTACGACTTCGATCTGCTCGTGCTCGGATCCGGACCAGGAGGACAGAAGGCCGCGATCGCGGGCGCGAAGCTCGGCCGCCGCGTCGGAATCGTCGAGCGCAAGCACATGATCGGCGGGGTGTGCATCAACACTGGCACGATCCCGTCCAAGACCCTGCGCGAGGCGGTCCTGTACGTCACTGGGCTGGCCCAGCGCGAGTTCTACGGCCAGTCGTACCGGCTGAAGGACGACGTCACTGTCAGCGACCTGACCTCACGGACGCAGCACGTCATCGGCCGGGAGATCGACGTCATCCGCAGCCAGCTGGCCCGCAACCACGTGCAGCTGCTGGTCGGCATGGCCCGCTTCACCGGGCCGAACTCGGTCGTGGTCACCGCCGCCGACGGCACCGAGCGCCAGGCGACCTCGGAGAAGTTCGTCATCGCGGTCGGCACCAAGCCGGCCCGTCCGTCCACTGTGGACTTCGACGGGCGGACCGTGGTCGACTCCGACCAGATCCTCGACATGGACCACGTGCCGCCGTCGATGGTGGTGGTCGGCGCGGGTGTGATCGGCATCGAGTACGCATCGATGTTCGCCGCGCTCGGCACCAAGGTCACCGTGGTCGAGCGCCGCGACCGGATGCTGGAGTTCTGCGACCTGGAGATCATCGAGGCGCTGAAGTACCAGCTGCGGGACCTGGCCGTGACGTTCCGGTTCCGGGAGACGGTCGCCCGGGTCGAGCGGCATGAAGGCGGCACGCTGACGTTCCTGGAGAGCGGCAAGCGGATCCCGGCCGACACCGTCATGTATTCGGCCGGCCGGCAGGGCGTCACCGACCCGCTCGACCTGGAGAAGGCCGGCCTGGAGGCCGACGCCCGCGGCCGGATCAAGGTCGACGACGACTACCGCACCTCCGCCCCGCACGTGTACGCGGTGGGCGACGTCATCGGCTTCCCGGCGCTGGCCGCGACCTCGATGGAACAGGGCCGGCGGGCGGCCTACCACGCCTGCGGCGAGCCGGTCAGCACGCCGATGAACGACTGCCAGCCGATCGGGATCTACACGATCCCCGAGATCTCCTACGTCGGGAAGACCGAGGACGAGCTGACCGAGGAGTCGATCCCGTTCGAGGTCGGCATCTCCCGCTACCGGGAGCTGGCCCGCGGCGCGATCCTCGGCGACTCGTACGGGATGCTGAAGCTGCTGGTGCACTCCGAGGACCGCACGCTGCTCGGCGTCCATGTCTTCGGCACCGGCGCGACCGAGCTCGTCCACATCGGACAGACGGTGATGGGCTGCGGCGGCACGATCGACTACCTGGTCGACGCGGTGTTCAACTACCCGACGCTGGCCGAGTCGTACAAGGTGGCGGCGCTGGACGCGATGAACAAGATGCGGGCGGTGGCCCGGATGTCGCTGCTATGA
- a CDS encoding glycoside hydrolase family 3 N-terminal domain-containing protein, with translation MRKRSLVIVATAAAVVAGAVIAVLPTSPVSAAAPASAQALLARMTLDQRVGQLLMVGVPATGASAKDLQQIGHYHVGGVILTGRGTAGTAATASLSAQLQTQATGPGNAGVPLLVSADQEGGAVQVLKGPGFSTIPSALSQGTEATATLQAQARTWGAQLRAAAVRVDLAPVADTVPAGANNPPIGNFDRQFGSNPTSVATHAGAFAAGLEGAGVIPTIKHFPGLGRVTANTDTTSGVTDTVTTRTDPFLAPFRYAAGIGSPFVMMSTAIYSRIDASRPAAFSPTVVTGMLRGDLGFGGVVVSDDLGNARQVSGFTPGNRALDFVQAGGDLVLTVNIATLPEMFLALFDKARTDAAFAARVNQSALRILTAKQQLGLLDRASMRGDFTGDGTAEKTVFRPSTGTWFSLGQPAVTYGQRGDIPLPADYNGDGRTDLSVYRPSTHQWFVRGQSAITWGQDGDIPVPADYDGDGRVDRAVFRPSTDVWYVFGQAAVAFGGPGDIPVPGDYDGNGVADRAVFRPADGTWHVDGQATVAWGQAGDVPVPGDWTGDGVADRTVYRPGTNVWWIRGGSTLHFGAAGDQLVPADYTGDGRLDAAVYRPSTHQFFVLGQSAVTFGVAGDQPVLDVAVLRRGV, from the coding sequence GTGCGGAAGCGCAGCCTGGTCATCGTCGCGACAGCGGCCGCCGTCGTCGCCGGTGCCGTGATCGCGGTCCTGCCGACGTCGCCGGTGAGCGCCGCGGCGCCGGCCTCGGCCCAGGCGCTGCTGGCCCGGATGACGCTGGACCAGCGGGTCGGCCAGCTGCTGATGGTCGGCGTCCCGGCCACCGGTGCGAGCGCCAAGGACCTGCAGCAGATCGGGCACTACCACGTCGGCGGCGTGATCCTCACCGGCCGCGGCACCGCCGGCACCGCCGCGACCGCCAGCCTCTCGGCCCAGCTGCAGACCCAGGCGACCGGCCCCGGCAACGCCGGCGTCCCGCTGCTGGTGAGCGCCGACCAGGAGGGCGGCGCGGTCCAGGTCCTCAAGGGCCCGGGCTTCTCCACGATCCCGAGTGCGCTGAGCCAGGGCACCGAGGCGACCGCGACGCTGCAGGCCCAGGCCCGGACCTGGGGCGCCCAGCTCCGCGCGGCCGCGGTGCGGGTCGACCTCGCGCCGGTCGCGGACACCGTGCCGGCCGGGGCGAACAACCCGCCGATCGGCAATTTCGACCGCCAGTTCGGCTCCAACCCGACCTCGGTGGCCACCCACGCCGGGGCGTTCGCCGCTGGCCTCGAGGGCGCGGGCGTCATCCCGACGATCAAGCACTTCCCCGGCCTTGGCCGGGTCACCGCGAACACCGACACCACCAGCGGCGTCACCGACACGGTCACCACCCGGACCGACCCGTTCCTGGCCCCGTTCCGGTACGCCGCCGGCATCGGCAGCCCGTTCGTGATGATGTCGACCGCGATCTACTCCCGGATCGACGCGAGCCGGCCGGCCGCGTTCTCGCCGACCGTGGTGACCGGCATGCTGCGCGGCGATCTCGGCTTCGGCGGCGTCGTGGTCTCCGACGACCTCGGCAACGCCCGTCAGGTCAGCGGCTTCACCCCGGGCAACCGGGCCCTCGACTTCGTCCAGGCCGGTGGCGACCTGGTGCTGACCGTGAACATCGCGACGCTGCCGGAGATGTTCCTGGCCCTGTTCGACAAGGCCAGGACGGACGCCGCGTTCGCGGCCCGGGTGAACCAGTCGGCCCTGCGGATCCTCACCGCCAAGCAGCAGCTCGGCCTGCTCGACCGGGCCTCGATGCGCGGTGACTTCACCGGCGACGGAACGGCCGAGAAGACGGTGTTCCGGCCCTCGACCGGGACCTGGTTCTCCCTCGGCCAGCCCGCGGTCACCTACGGCCAGCGCGGCGACATCCCGCTGCCGGCCGACTACAACGGCGACGGCCGTACGGACCTGTCGGTCTACCGGCCCTCGACGCACCAGTGGTTCGTGCGCGGCCAGTCCGCGATCACCTGGGGCCAGGACGGGGACATCCCGGTCCCGGCCGACTACGACGGGGACGGCCGGGTCGACCGCGCGGTGTTCCGGCCGTCCACCGACGTCTGGTACGTCTTCGGCCAGGCCGCGGTCGCCTTCGGCGGCCCCGGCGACATCCCGGTGCCGGGCGACTACGACGGCAACGGCGTCGCCGACCGGGCCGTGTTCCGCCCGGCCGACGGCACCTGGCACGTCGACGGGCAGGCCACCGTCGCCTGGGGTCAGGCCGGCGACGTCCCGGTGCCGGGCGACTGGACCGGCGACGGCGTCGCCGACCGCACGGTCTACCGCCCGGGCACCAACGTCTGGTGGATCCGCGGCGGGTCCACGCTGCACTTCGGCGCGGCCGGCGACCAGCTCGTGCCGGCCGACTACACCGGCGACGGGCGGCTGGACGCGGCCGTCTACCGGCCGTCGACGCACCAGTTCTTCGTGCTCGGGCAGTCCGCGGTGACCTTCGGCGTGGCCGGTGACCAGCCCGTTCTCGACGTCGCCGTGCTGCGCCGCGGAGTGTGA